A region of the Pseudomonas silesiensis genome:
CTGCATCTCCTGCCAAGGTCATTAGCGACACTCCTTATCATGTAAGAAAATCTACTTCCCTCCTTGGAAGAAAAGGACCTTTCTATAATTTCGATACATTAAGATTCAATCAACTATTTGTTTCTTATTGTATCTTTCTGACAACCCTCACACTTTCAAGTCAAACCAAAACTCAACATCCAGTCAACTAATAACCTTTGCTGAGTCGAGGAAAGTAAAAAGCAAGTGTCAAACCTAATACCTGCCATAAAGGCGCTGAACATGTAGGAGCGAGCTGGCGACGGCGTTTTCAAGGGCACTACAAGACTCAAGAACGCCTTCGCTGGCAAGCCAGCTCCTACACCATCACCTGCTTGCAGATGGGTTGTGGTAAACGCCAAACCCTGTAGGAGCCGGCTTGCTGGCGAAGGCTCTTCATGGGCACTGCAGGAGCTAAGACTGCCTTCACTGCGGTGCGGCGATCCAACAAGCCAGCTCCCACTCCATCAACTACGCTCGATAACATCGCTCACACCGTCGACCCGCCAGACACTCGACCCGCCCCAGAGGAAGCGCACAGATGACCCGTCTCACTGCGAAAGACTTCGCCCCGGAACTGCTCGAACTGTACGACTACTATGCCCACGGCAAGATCAACCGGCGCGAGTTTCTCGATCGTGCTGCGTTGTTCACCCTGGGCGGTTTGACGGCGAACGCGCTCCTCGCCGCGCTGAGCCCGAACTATGCGCTTGCCGAGCAGGTCGAGTTTACCGACCCGGACATCATCGCCGAGTACGTCACCTACCCCTCGCCAAAGGGCAACGGGCAGGTCCGTGGTTATCTGGTGCGCCCGGCGAAGGCCGGCGGCAAGGTGCCAGGGGTGGTGGTCGTGCATGAAAACCGCGGGCTCAACCCGTACATCGAGGATGTCGCGCGGCGCGTGGCCAAGGCCGGTTTCATCGCCCTGGCCCCCGATGGCCTGACCTCGGTCGGCGGCTATCCGGGCAACGATGACAAAGGCCGGGAGCTGCAGGCGACCGTCGACCCTGAAAAGCTCATGAACGATTTTTTCGCCGCCATCGAATGGCTGATGAAGCACGACGCAACCACTGGCAAAGTCGGCATCACCGGATTCTGTTACGGCGGTGGCGTGGTCAATGCCGCGGCGGTGGCTTATCCGGAACTGGGGGCTGGCGTGTCCTTTTATGGCCGCCAGGCAGAGGCCAGGGACGTCCCCCGGATCAAGGCGCCCTTGATGCTGCACTATGGCGAACTGGATACCCGTATCAACGAAGGCTGGCCGGCCTATGAGAAGGCGTTGAAAGCCGCGGGCAAGACCTATGAAGCCCACATTTATCCGGGCGCCAACCACGGTTTCCATAACGACTCCACGCCCCGGTACGATGACGCGGCGGCGCGGTTGGCCTGGGACCGGACGCTGGAGTGGTTTCGACGGTATCTGGTTTAGCGCCGGGTTCGGGTCATGACTCGCACACTGCGCGCGTCGGGTCGTTGCTGAGACAGGGTTGCTCTGCCGTCTCCCTCAGCAATTGATCCACCACACCCGCCAGCGCGGCCTGCACATCCCCGGTGTTGTGCAGGACTTGGCGGTAGAGATTGCGCTGACGTTCTGCACTGGTCCCCTGCAGCAGAATCCGGCGCGCCTGGGAAAAGACTTCCTCCACGCCCATGACCTGCGCGGCGTCGCCAAAGATCTGCTCTGCCATGAACAACCATTGCTCGGCAGAAAAAGGCCGGTCGTAACCCTCGACAATGAAGGACGCGTGGATGCCGAATCGCTTCGCCCGCCAACGATTTTCCTGGAGGATCCATCGCGATTCCTGTGCCCAGTTCGATCCCGGGCGGGGTTGATCGATGGCACAGGCGACCAGCAATCGAAACAGGGAAGCAATGCACAGAGCATCGTCCAGGCGCGGGCACGCATCCGTCATCCGCAGCTCCAGGGTCGGAAACCGGGTCGCGGGTCGCACACCCCACCAGCATTCGCTGGCCTGGTGGATGGTGCCGGTACGGATCAGCAAGTCGACGTAGGCATCATAGGCAACCTGATCTTCGAAGTACTCCGGAACACCCATCCTCGGCCATTCATCGCAAGCCGTCTGGCGATAGCTCATAAAGCCGCTGTCGGCACCGTTCCAGAAAGGCGAGGAGCAGCTGAGCGCGAGCAACAACGGCATCCACGGCAAGACCTCGTTCATCACGCGAATGCGATCCAGATGGCCGGGCACCTCGACATGCACGTGCAGACCGGATAGCAGGCTACGCCAGGCGACGTGCTGGTAGTCATCGAACAGTTTCAGAAAGTGGGTTTGTTCCGTGGCCTGTTGCGTACGCCAGTCGGCCAGAGGATGACTGCCGGCCGTGAGCAATCCCAGACCATAGGGTTGGAGCGCGAGCCGCAACGCTTGGCGAGCAGCCCCCAAGTACTGCGCGGCTTGCGCAAGGCTGGTGAAGATCGGGGACGCGACTTCGATCTGCCCCTGGAACATCTCGTGGGCAAAACACTCGCCCAGCACTGCCTTGCACGCATCGATCGCAGCGCCGGGAGGGTGGCCGGACATGCACCGGGAGTCCAGGTCGGTGATGAAGTATTCCTCTTCCATGCCAAACTTCAGGTGTCTGGTCATCCGTGCGCCCCTCAGTGATAGTCCTCGCCCGCAACCGCGCGCAGATACGCCTGGTCCGCCTCGATTCGCAGGTCGCGCCACTCTTCCCAACTGACGATGCCCTGACGATCCATCTCGTCCGACTGGCGTAGCAGCTCTTCATGGTAGGCATCGGGCGATTCCATGCGCAGCGCAATGTCTTCCAGCGCCCGATGCCAGCCATCCAATGCACAGAGTCGTCGCACCTCGGCCTGCGTCAGCAGGTTTCTGATTGAGTTCATGGCCGCGGATTTCCAGAGTTGTTTTGCGATAGTTATTTTGTGAATGGAGCTATCGCGTGCGACATAGGTTCATGAGGGCCGACAAGAGGTGTCACGCGGCGGAAAAATATCTCGAACTCGGCCTTGGGTGCCGCATCCAATGTGTAGGCCAACCGAGGTAAGTGCGATGAACAACGATGACCGCGACAACGATGGCGAATCCCCAGCAACGTCGAACGCCCCGCCCACCGATACGTCCGTCAAGCCGGTCAATGTGGTGGAACGGGATATTGAGGACAGGGACGGTGACACCAGGGGAGCGGACGAAAGCATTACGCCCTCTTCCACCCGGACCAAGGAGCAGGACGCCGAGGAGCTCAGCAAAAAAATTGCCGAGATAGAACGCAAGGTGGCGGATGGGAACTAGAGAAGGTGGTGTCCACCTCGCCAGCTACGTCAGGGACGAGCTGATTGGGCCGCGACTGACGAGGGGAACAACTAGACATTAGCCCAAAATTTCAAGATGTCTCATGCGCCGTGATCGCGGCCGCGACTTTTTTTTCTTTTCAGACGAACCACACGTCACGGGGTGGCCAAACCTGCGATTGCAGTGGCGATCCTCTCACAGGTAAGATTGAGAACGATTCACACTCACATCTGGAAATCCACCGGTGCACTCTCTATCGACCAGCAAGCTGGGCTTCTTTTTCAGCGACCATCATCGTTGGCTGCTGCAGCATATTCAGCGACGCCTGCGTAACCATGCGGACGCCGAGGACACTGCCGCCGATACGTTTTGCCAGATGCTGACAGCCCGCGTCGACCCCGACAGCATCGAACAGCCTCGCGCCTACCTGTCGACCATCGCCCGCCGGTTGATTTTCGATCGGCATCGGCGACGCAAGCTGGAGTTGGCTTACCTGGAACGCCTGTCGACCGTGCCCGAAGCACTGGCGCCCTCCCCCGAAGAACAGTTGCAGCTGATTGAAGCGCTGGTCGCCATCGACCGGGCAATCGACGGCTTGCCGCTGGTGGTCAAGGCGACCTTCCTCTACAGCCAGCTGGACGGGCTGAGTTATGTGGCCATTGCGCAAAAACTCGGGTTGTCGGAACGCACGGTCAGCCGCTACATGAAACAGGCACTGCGTCAGTGCTACCTCAGCGAACTGGCGCCATGAACAAGACGCGCCTGGACCCCGTCAGCGAGCAGGCCATTGACTGGATGGTGCGCCTGCGCGCCGGCAAGCCAGACGCCGCATTGCAGGAGCGGTTCAATGCCTGGCTGGCGATGGATCCTGAGCATGCCCAGGCCTGGGCAACATTGCAGGAGCGACTCGGCGGTTCCTTCAACACGGTGCGCGCGCTGGATCGACGCGTGCCCGGACAGGCCGGCGAAGCGCGCCAACTGCTGCTGCAGCCCCATGGCTCGCGGCGCGACGCATTACGTGTGATTGCCGGCCTGGGCCTGCTCGGTGGCGGTTTGTGGCTGGGGGCGCGCAGTCCGCTGGGTGATTCGCTGCTGGCTGACCTGCACACCGGCCGCAGCCAGCGCCAGGACTTCGATCTGGCCGACGGCAGCCGCCTGAGCCTGAACGCCGACAGCGCGGTGGACTTGCAATTCGACGAGCAGCAACGGCTGGTGATTCTGCGCCACGGCGAACTGGTGATCGAGGTGGCGGCCGATCCCCTGCGTCCACTGCGGGTACGCACGGCCCAAGGCGAAATACGTGCGCTCGGCACGCGTTTCCTGGTCGCTCAGGAGCAGGACGCCAGTCGCGTGGTCGTGCTGCAGCATTCGGTTCAGGCCCGGTTGTTCGACGGCACCACGCTGGATCTGCAAGCAGGTCAGTCAGCCTTGTTGTCTGCCCGGCAGATTGAGGCCGTTGCCGGCGACCAGCGCCATCGCGCCGACTGGCTCAGTGGACGGCTGAATGTGCTGGATGAACCACTGGAGCAGGTGGTCGAGGCGCTGCGCCCGTACAGCCGAGGTTTTGTTCGGGTTGCACCCGAGGTTCGCCACCTGCGGGTACAGGGGGTATTCCCGCTCGACGACCCCGATCGGACTTTCACCGCGCTCGCCGAAACCCTGCCGATACGGGTGAATCGCTACAGCCCCTGGTTGACGCTGATTCGGGCGAAATAGTCGTGCAGATAAAATCTTTTTGAAAATCACTCTCATTCGTGTCCGGTTTTCATTTCTCGTCCCACCTATCTCCTGACACTTCCACACGATCAGGAGAATGCTGTGTTCAACCCGTGGCCTCACACCCTTTCCGCTGCCGTTGCCTTGGCAATCCTGGCCAGCCCTGCCCTGGCACAGGCCCAAGACCTGTCCTTCAACCTGCCGGCCGGCCCCCTGGCCAGCACGCTCAATGCCATCGCCAGCCAGAGCGGTCATATCGTTTCCCTCGAACCCTCGCTGGTGCAAGGCAAACAGGCACCGGCGGTGATCGGCCGGATGCCCGCCGCCGAGGCGATGCAAAGGGCACTGACCGGCAGCGGCCTGCAACTGCGCGTCACCGAGCAAGGCAACTTCAGCGTCGAACCGGTCACGGACGGCAACACCACGTTGCAACTGGGTGCCACCAACATCGTCGAACGCAGTATCGATGCCACCACCGAAGGCTCGGGCTCCTACGCGGCACGGGCGGTGACTATCGGCAAGGGCACCCATACCCTGAAGGAAATTCCGCAGTCGGTCACCGTGATGACCCGCAAGCAGATGGACGACCAGGGGCTGACCGATCTTAAAGATGCCGCCAACCAGACCACCGGACTGGTCGGCGTCCAGGGCGTGGGCAAAGGCATGATCCTGACGTCGCGCGGCTTCCAGATCGATGACTGGCAGTACGACGGCGTGCCGATCCCGCGCAACACCTACGCGCTGGGCAACTGGGCCACCCAGGACCTGATTTTCTTCGATCGCATGGAAGTGTTGCGCGGCGCCTCTGGCTTGCTGCAGGGCACCGGCAGCCCCGGCGGTGCGATCAACCTGGTGCGCAAACGCGGCCAGTACGCACCGACCGTGACCCTCACCGGCAAGGCCGGTTCCTGGGATCATTACGGCCTGCAACTGGACGCCGGCGGACCGCTGAACCAGACCGGCACCGTGCGTGGCCGCTTCGTCGCCGACGAAGACCAGAGCCAATCCTTCACCGACTACGAATGGAGCAAGACCCACTCGCTGTACGGCGCGCTGGACTTCGATCTGCGCGAAGACACCACCCTGGGCCTGGCCGTCAGCCACTCCGACGGCGAGTCGCGACCGATGATCCGCGGCCTGCCCCGCTACGCTGACGGCAGCCCGGTCAATGTGTCGCGTTCGACCTACACCGGTGCGCGCTGGAACCATTCGGATATCGACGTCACCACGGTCTATGCCGATCTGGAGCACCGTTTCAACGAGGACTGGGCCTTCAAGGTCGGTGCGGTGCGCATGACCGAAGACAACCAGGCGAAAAACCAACGGCTGCAAACCTCCGGCGACGGCCTCAACGCCGATGGCAGTGGCGTGCAATACGCCGATTTCGTGTCGGACTTCGACGCCACCAAGATCGGTCTGGACATGAACCTCGTCGGGCGCTTCGAGGCCTTGTCGATGCAGCAAGAGGTCATGCTGGGCGGCAACTACTCCAAGTTCACCTCGGACGACCGTTTTGCGCGGACCTTCAACAACAGCAGCGACACCCTCTTCGGCATCGATCATGACCGCCCTGAAATCAGCTACGACGGTTTGCTCAATACCCCCGGTGGCCGCGCGACCCCGAGCAAATACGACATCCGGCAAAAAGGCCTGTACGGCAGCTGGCGGGTCAAGCCGATCGAGCCGCTGACCCTGGTGCTCGGCTCCCGGGTCAGCTGGTACGACTACAGCTACACGTCGGCGACCCAGGCCGCGTTCAGCAACGTCGCCATCGAGGAGGCCCCCAGTACCACCAACGAAACCGGCGAGTTCACACCCTACGCCGGCATCGTCTACGACCTGAACCGCGAATGGGCGGTCTACGCCAGCTACACCGACGTCTTCGAACCACAAACCGCACGCACCACGAGCGGCTCGGTGCTCAAGCCGGTGATCGGCAGCAACTACGAAATCGGTCTCAAGGGCGAGCTGATGGATGGCCGGGTCAATACATCCCTGGCGGTGTTCCGTTACGACCAGGAGAATCGTGCGGTCAACGATGTCGCCTCGGGTTTCGCCTGTGACGGCTGGTACTGCTCGACCGCCTCGGGGAAAGTTCGCAGCCAGGGGATCGAGGCGGAAATCAGTGGCGAAGTGCTCAGCGGCCTGCAACTGTTTGCCGGCTACACCTACAACACCACCAAATACCTCGAAGATCCGGTCGACGAAGGCAGGGTCTTCAGCCAGTGGACGCCCAAACACATGCTGCGGGTCTGGAGCGACTATCAGTTCAGCGGCGACTGGAGCCGGGTCAGCACCGGGCTGGGCTTTACCACCCAAAGCCACACCCTGGGTTACGAACGCACATACGAGATACCCGGCTACACCGTATGGAATGCTCGCCTGGGCTATCAACTCACCCCGGAAATCGACCTGGCATTGAATGCCAACAACCTGTTCGACAAGAACTATTACACGGCGGGGTACAACCAGCTCAATGGCAACAACTACTTCGGTGACCCGCGAAACGTCATGTTCAGCGTGAAATACACCCCTACGTTCTAACGCCTGTAAACCGCTCTCTGGTTCTAACGCCTGTAAACCGCTTTCCGGTCCTAACGCCTGTAAACCGCTTTCTGTAGGAGCCAGGCTTGCCGGCGAAGGCGTACTCACGATCGCCTTCGCCGGCAAGCCTGGCTCCTACGGGTCCGGTTTAGCGCTGACGATTGCTGCATCGGGTGCAATTATGAACTGCAATTGCTCCGACTACTGCTCCACGGCCGTACAACCCACACTTCTGACACACCCAATGTGTACGGAGTCGAAGATGGTAAGCACCGTTGTGATTCATGAAACAGGCGGCCCTGAGGTTTTGCGGTTTGAGCACTCCACGGCGCAAGCACCGGGCGTCGGCGAAGTCTGGCTGGAGCAAAAAGCGATCGGGCTCAATCCTTTGGACTTGAGCCAACGCAGCGGCGCTGTCCTTGTGCCCCTGCCCTGCGGACTTGGCCTTGAAGGCGCCGGACAGGTGACGGCGATCGGGCCGGGCGTGGGACCACCAATCGATCAAGGTACGCAGCACCATGGTCAGCAACGACAATGAGGCGCTGCTGTGCGCTGCGCGCATGGGGCTGGGCATTCTTGCCGTCGGTGAATGGCTGATGACCCGAGACCTCGCTGGCGGTCAACTGCTCAAAGTGCTGCCCGACTGGCAGCTGGATGCCGATGCCGGCGTTTATCTGGTGCGTGCGTCAGCCCGCTACAACACGGCGGCGATGACGGCGTTCAAGCAGTGGATAGAGGCACGGTTTGCCCGTGGCGCGCCATGGCAGTTGCCCAAAACGGGTGAGTGACCTGTGGCGAGGGCGCTTGCTCCCTCGCCACAGGAGTCAGGGTGGCGTTTAATTGCCGGACTTGATACTGGTCCAGACCCGGGTCCGAACCCGCTCAAGCTTCTGCGGCAACGGTTGCACCACGTATAGCGTTTTCAACGCCTCACTCGTCGGCGTCAAGTTCGGGTTGCCGGTGATCTCCTTGTTGATCAGCGCAATCGAGTCCTTGTTGGCATTGGGATACCCGAGGAAGTCACTGATCGGGGCGATGACTTTGGGGTCGAGCAAGGTGTTGAGGAACTCGTGGGCCTCGTCGACGTTCTTCGCGCTCTTGGGAATGGCAAAGGTGTCAAACCAGATCGGCGCGCCTTCCTTCGGCAGGCGCCAGTCGACGACCACGCCGTTGCCGGCCTCTTTGGCGCGATTGCCGAACTGGTAGAAGCTGCCGGAGTAGCCGATGGCGACGCAAATATCGCCATTGGCGATGTCGGTCATGTACTTGGCCGAGTTGAAGTAGGTGACGTAGGGACGAATCTTCAGCATCAGCGCCTTGGCTTTTTCATAATCGTCCGGGTTCTGACTGTTGGGGTCGAGCCCCAGGTAATGCAGGGCCAGCGGCAGGATTTCCGAAGGCGAGTCGAGCATCGCCACGCCACAGGCCTTGAGCTTCTCCATGTTCTCGGGCTTGAACACCAGGTCCCAGCTGTCCACCGGTGCGTTCTCACCCAGTGCGGCCTTGACCTTGTCCGGATTGAAGCCGATCAGCACGGTGCCGTACATGTAGGGCACGCCGTATTGATTGCCGGGGTCGTTCTTGTCCAGCAGCTTGAGCAGTGCCGGGTCCTGGTGCTGCCAGTTCGGCAGTTTCGACTTGTCGAGTTTCTGGAAAACGCCGGCCTTGATCTGGGTTTCGATGAACTGGTTCGACGGCACCACCAGGTCGTATCCCGAGTTGCCGGTCAGCAGCTTGGCTTCCAGGGACTCGTTGGTGTCGAAGGTGTCCCAGGTGACTTTGATGCCGGTGTTCTGGGCGAAGTCCTTGGGCACCGAGGGCAGGATGTAGTCCGCCCAGTTGTACACCCTCAGTTCGCGCTGTTCGGCCTGTGCTGCGCCGGCCAGCAGCGTCAGCCCGCAAACAGTGACGCCCAGCATGCGTTTCATCGTGTCCATGGATTTTCCCCAAGTGTGGCGTTAGCTCGATGGTTTTTATGTTCTGTACACGGCAGCGGCCTGCAAAATTTGAAGGAGCAAGAAGAGTATGGTTGTGGTTTCGCTGGCGCGTGTGAATCGGCGCTCGGCCCTGATTCTTGCCGACCGTCTGGGCGGATCACAGTGCGGAGTTGGCCAAAAGGGGATCGCAATGGCCAATATCTGTGTCCGGAGAGAGACGCCGGCACCTTCGTTCGCCGGCTAACGGCAGGAACCGCGATTTCGGAACCGACGCTAACAAATGGCCGTGCGCGGTTGCGAGCGGGGCAATCCCGGCCTATGTTCCAAACGACGCATTTGCCTGCGACCGGCGCGCGAGAACTCGCCGCGGGTTGCTGTCCCATCCAGTGCAGATTTTTGCAGCGAGGTGACAACATGCCGAACGACTCCCGCCCCGCCGTGCTCGAACTGATTGGCAATACGCCGCTGGTGCGTATCAGCCGCTTCGATACCGGCCCGTGCACCCTCTTCCTCAAACTTGAATCGCAAAACCCCGGCGGCTCGATCAAGGACCGCATCGGCCTGGCGATGATCGACGCCGCCGAGCGCGATGGCCGCCTGCGACCGGGCGGCACCATAGTCGAGGCCACAGCCGGCAACACCGGCCTGGGTCTGGCCCTGGTCGGCCGCGCCAAGGGCTACCGGGTGGTGCTGGTGGTGCCGGACAAGATGTCCACCGAGAAGGTCCTGCACCTCAAGGCCATGGGGGCCGAGGTGCACATCACCCGCTCCGACGTGGGCAAGGGCCATCCCGAGTACTACCAGGATGTGGCGGCGAAACTGGCGCGTGAAATTCCCGACGCCTTCTTCGCCGATCAGTTCAACAACCCGGCCAACCCCCTGGCCCATGAGTGCAGCACCGCTCCGGAGATCTGGGCGCAGACTCAACATGATGTGGACGCCATCGTGGTCGGCGTCGGGTCGGCCGGCACCCTGACCGGGCTGACCCGCTTTTTCAGCCGGGTGCAGCCGGACCTGGTCATGGTGCTCGCCGACCCGGTGGGTTCGGTGATGGCCGAGTACAGCCGCAGCGGCACCCTAGTCACGCCCGGCTCCTGGGCCGTGGAAGGCATTGGCGAGGACTTCATTCCGTCGATTGCCGATCTGTCGAGCGTGCGCCACGCCTATTCGATCAGCGATGAAGAAAGCTTCGACCATGCCCGTCAACTGCTGCGCGCCGAAGGCATCCTCGGTGGCTCTTCGACCGGCACCCTGCTGGCCGCGGCACTGCGTTACTGCCGCGAGCAAACCGAGCCGAAACGGGTCGTCAGTTTCGTCTGCGACACCGGCACCCGTTACTTGTCGAAGGTCTACAACGACCAGTGGATGAACGATCAGGGGTTGCTGAAGTACAAGCACTATGACGATCTGCGCGACCTGATCGCCCGGCGCTTCGAGGATGGCCGGGTGATCAGCGTCGGCCCGGACGACACCCTGCTTACCGCGTTCCAGCGCATGCGCCTGGCGGATGTGTCGCAACTGCCGGTGCTGGTGGACGGCCAGCGGCTGGTCGGGGTGATCGACGAGTCCGATATTCTGCTGGGCATGCAGGAGGATCCCTCGCACTTTCGCATGAGCGTGGCCAGCGCGATGACGGACAAGCTGCAAACCCTGCCGCCTGGCGCCAGCCTGGCTGAACTGCAGGCAGAGCTCGACCGCGGGTTGGTGGCGATCATCGCCGATGCGTCGGGCTTCCACGGCCTGATTACCCGAGTCGACCTGCTCAACCACTTACGGAGAGCCCTGACATGAGTCAACACGATGAAAACGCAGCCTCCCGCGCCTTCGCTACCCGCGTGATCCACGCCGGCCAAGTGCCGGACCCCACCACCGGGGCGCTGATGCCACCGATCTACGCCAACTCCACCTACTTGCAACAGAGCCCCGGCGTGCACAAGGGTTTCGACTACGGGCGCTCGCACAACCCGACGCGCTTTGCCCTGGAGCGTTGCGTCGCGGATCTCGAAGGCGGTACCCAGGCCTTTGCCTTCGCCTCCGGGCTGGCGACGATTTCCACAGTGCTGGAACTGCTCGACACCGGTGCGCACATCGTCTCCGGCAACGATCTGTACGGCGGGACTTTCCGTCTGTTCGACAAGGTGCGTCGGCGCAGCGCCGGGCTTCGCTTCAGCTTCGTCGACCTTTCGGACCTGACGGCCTTCGAAGCCGCGCTGCAGGATGACACGCGCATGGTCATGGTCGAGACCCCGAGCAATCCTCTGCTGAGCCTCACTGACCTGGCGGCCATCGCGCGCATCTGCCGTGACCGGGACATCATTTGTGTCGCCGACAATACCTTCGCCAGCCCGTGGATACAGCGCCCGCTGGAACTGGGCTTCGACATCGTGCTGCATTCGACGACCAAGTACCTGAACGGCCACTCCGACGTGATCGGCGGCATCGCCGTGGTCGGCCAAAATGCCGAACTGGCCGAGCGCCTGGGTTTCCTGCAGAACGCGGTGGGCGCTATCGCCGGGCCGTTCGACGCCTTTCTGACCCTGCGCGGGGTGAAAACCCTGGCACTGCGCATGGAGCGCCACTGCAGCAACGCGCTGGAGCTGGCGCAATGGCTGGAGCGTCAGCCGCAAGTGGCACACGTCTATTATCCGGGGCTGCCCTCGCACCCGCAGCACGAACTGGCGCGGCAGCAGATGCGCGGTTTCGGCGGGATGATTTCCCTCGACCTCAACAGCGACCTGGCCGGTGCCAGACGCTTCCTCGAAAGTGTGCAGATCTTTGCCCTGGCTGAAAGCCTGGGCGGCGTGGAAAGCCTGATCGAGCACCCGGCGATCATGACCCACGCGACCATTCCTGCCGAGACCCGTGCGCAGCTGGGCATCGGCGATGCGCTGGTGCGGTTGTCGGTGGGGGTGGAGGATGTGGAGGACCTGCGGGCGGACTTGAGCCAGGCGCTGGCGCGGATTTAAGGGCATAGCCCTGCTCGGCCATGGACTATATAGGACATCCGTGCCGCGATGAACCAACCTGTGGAGGCAACGACACTTCGTAAAAAACGAAGAATCAATAAAAAATAAACGATTTTTCCTGATACATCCTGATCGATAGCATGACCTGCACCTGCCTCGATCAGTTCGGGAAGAATCCCATGTTCCCCATGACCATCGGCGAACCCTGGATGTGGGCCAGCTTCATCGCCTTCATCGTCTGCATGCTGGCGCTGGACCTTTTCGTGTTCGGCGGACGCAAGGCCCACCGCGTATCCCCCCGGGAAGCGCTGTCCTGGGTCATCGCCTGGAGCGGCCTGGCGCTGGCTTTCG
Encoded here:
- a CDS encoding TonB-dependent siderophore receptor, producing MFNPWPHTLSAAVALAILASPALAQAQDLSFNLPAGPLASTLNAIASQSGHIVSLEPSLVQGKQAPAVIGRMPAAEAMQRALTGSGLQLRVTEQGNFSVEPVTDGNTTLQLGATNIVERSIDATTEGSGSYAARAVTIGKGTHTLKEIPQSVTVMTRKQMDDQGLTDLKDAANQTTGLVGVQGVGKGMILTSRGFQIDDWQYDGVPIPRNTYALGNWATQDLIFFDRMEVLRGASGLLQGTGSPGGAINLVRKRGQYAPTVTLTGKAGSWDHYGLQLDAGGPLNQTGTVRGRFVADEDQSQSFTDYEWSKTHSLYGALDFDLREDTTLGLAVSHSDGESRPMIRGLPRYADGSPVNVSRSTYTGARWNHSDIDVTTVYADLEHRFNEDWAFKVGAVRMTEDNQAKNQRLQTSGDGLNADGSGVQYADFVSDFDATKIGLDMNLVGRFEALSMQQEVMLGGNYSKFTSDDRFARTFNNSSDTLFGIDHDRPEISYDGLLNTPGGRATPSKYDIRQKGLYGSWRVKPIEPLTLVLGSRVSWYDYSYTSATQAAFSNVAIEEAPSTTNETGEFTPYAGIVYDLNREWAVYASYTDVFEPQTARTTSGSVLKPVIGSNYEIGLKGELMDGRVNTSLAVFRYDQENRAVNDVASGFACDGWYCSTASGKVRSQGIEAEISGEVLSGLQLFAGYTYNTTKYLEDPVDEGRVFSQWTPKHMLRVWSDYQFSGDWSRVSTGLGFTTQSHTLGYERTYEIPGYTVWNARLGYQLTPEIDLALNANNLFDKNYYTAGYNQLNGNNYFGDPRNVMFSVKYTPTF
- a CDS encoding polyamine ABC transporter substrate-binding protein, whose product is MDTMKRMLGVTVCGLTLLAGAAQAEQRELRVYNWADYILPSVPKDFAQNTGIKVTWDTFDTNESLEAKLLTGNSGYDLVVPSNQFIETQIKAGVFQKLDKSKLPNWQHQDPALLKLLDKNDPGNQYGVPYMYGTVLIGFNPDKVKAALGENAPVDSWDLVFKPENMEKLKACGVAMLDSPSEILPLALHYLGLDPNSQNPDDYEKAKALMLKIRPYVTYFNSAKYMTDIANGDICVAIGYSGSFYQFGNRAKEAGNGVVVDWRLPKEGAPIWFDTFAIPKSAKNVDEAHEFLNTLLDPKVIAPISDFLGYPNANKDSIALINKEITGNPNLTPTSEALKTLYVVQPLPQKLERVRTRVWTSIKSGN
- a CDS encoding pyridoxal-phosphate dependent enzyme gives rise to the protein MPNDSRPAVLELIGNTPLVRISRFDTGPCTLFLKLESQNPGGSIKDRIGLAMIDAAERDGRLRPGGTIVEATAGNTGLGLALVGRAKGYRVVLVVPDKMSTEKVLHLKAMGAEVHITRSDVGKGHPEYYQDVAAKLAREIPDAFFADQFNNPANPLAHECSTAPEIWAQTQHDVDAIVVGVGSAGTLTGLTRFFSRVQPDLVMVLADPVGSVMAEYSRSGTLVTPGSWAVEGIGEDFIPSIADLSSVRHAYSISDEESFDHARQLLRAEGILGGSSTGTLLAAALRYCREQTEPKRVVSFVCDTGTRYLSKVYNDQWMNDQGLLKYKHYDDLRDLIARRFEDGRVISVGPDDTLLTAFQRMRLADVSQLPVLVDGQRLVGVIDESDILLGMQEDPSHFRMSVASAMTDKLQTLPPGASLAELQAELDRGLVAIIADASGFHGLITRVDLLNHLRRALT
- a CDS encoding carboxylate-amine ligase, with the translated sequence MTRHLKFGMEEEYFITDLDSRCMSGHPPGAAIDACKAVLGECFAHEMFQGQIEVASPIFTSLAQAAQYLGAARQALRLALQPYGLGLLTAGSHPLADWRTQQATEQTHFLKLFDDYQHVAWRSLLSGLHVHVEVPGHLDRIRVMNEVLPWMPLLLALSCSSPFWNGADSGFMSYRQTACDEWPRMGVPEYFEDQVAYDAYVDLLIRTGTIHQASECWWGVRPATRFPTLELRMTDACPRLDDALCIASLFRLLVACAIDQPRPGSNWAQESRWILQENRWRAKRFGIHASFIVEGYDRPFSAEQWLFMAEQIFGDAAQVMGVEEVFSQARRILLQGTSAERQRNLYRQVLHNTGDVQAALAGVVDQLLRETAEQPCLSNDPTRAVCES
- a CDS encoding FecR domain-containing protein translates to MNKTRLDPVSEQAIDWMVRLRAGKPDAALQERFNAWLAMDPEHAQAWATLQERLGGSFNTVRALDRRVPGQAGEARQLLLQPHGSRRDALRVIAGLGLLGGGLWLGARSPLGDSLLADLHTGRSQRQDFDLADGSRLSLNADSAVDLQFDEQQRLVILRHGELVIEVAADPLRPLRVRTAQGEIRALGTRFLVAQEQDASRVVVLQHSVQARLFDGTTLDLQAGQSALLSARQIEAVAGDQRHRADWLSGRLNVLDEPLEQVVEALRPYSRGFVRVAPEVRHLRVQGVFPLDDPDRTFTALAETLPIRVNRYSPWLTLIRAK
- the yghX gene encoding YghX family hydrolase, whose amino-acid sequence is MTRLTAKDFAPELLELYDYYAHGKINRREFLDRAALFTLGGLTANALLAALSPNYALAEQVEFTDPDIIAEYVTYPSPKGNGQVRGYLVRPAKAGGKVPGVVVVHENRGLNPYIEDVARRVAKAGFIALAPDGLTSVGGYPGNDDKGRELQATVDPEKLMNDFFAAIEWLMKHDATTGKVGITGFCYGGGVVNAAAVAYPELGAGVSFYGRQAEARDVPRIKAPLMLHYGELDTRINEGWPAYEKALKAAGKTYEAHIYPGANHGFHNDSTPRYDDAAARLAWDRTLEWFRRYLV
- a CDS encoding sigma-70 family RNA polymerase sigma factor; its protein translation is MHSLSTSKLGFFFSDHHRWLLQHIQRRLRNHADAEDTAADTFCQMLTARVDPDSIEQPRAYLSTIARRLIFDRHRRRKLELAYLERLSTVPEALAPSPEEQLQLIEALVAIDRAIDGLPLVVKATFLYSQLDGLSYVAIAQKLGLSERTVSRYMKQALRQCYLSELAP